AACCATCAGCTCTGCGTCGATGATGGAGAAAATGAAGGTGACCAAGAAGCTGTCCTCCGGCATGTACGTCGCCAAGGAAGTGCCGGGGTTCACCAAGCAACTGTTTGATACCTCCAGCCTGCTGTTCTCCTACGCCAAGGACCAGTCCATTGCCGTGCCGGCTGACCCCACGGGCGAAATCAACTTCGACTAATCCAACGATACAAGCGGCGCCCAGGCGCCGCTTTTTGCGAGGCTATCGTGAGAATTCTATCCCTTACAGGGTTGCTGTTGTGTATCGCGCTCGCGCCGTTGCATGCGGGCGCGGCGGCCGAGCAGGTAGACATCACCACCACCGGCGAGGGACCGAGCTATGCGGCGGCGCTGAATAACGCGTTGGTCGATGCCATCGGCCAGGTCAACGGCAAGATGATGACGTCGACCAAGGTGTCGCTCACTGTATCGGTTTCCGAGGTCCGCAACGACGACGCCGACTACTACGCGTCCGAGGGCTACCAGTCGCAGGTGCGCGAGCAGACCCAGGGCGCCATCGCCGGCTACCGCATCCTGGATGCGAGTGAGACGCATGGCGGCTGGCGGGTCGAGGTGCAGACCACGGTTGCCCGGTTCCAGGCATCGCCGTCCGCGTCCCGCAAGCGTATCGTCATTGCGCGCGGCGAGGCGGCGCCAGACGCCTTTACCATTCTGGAGACGCGGATTTCCGGCCTCGAGGCGTCACAGCGTATGCAGCAGGCGGTGGCGGACGCGTTGACCGGTACCCGCAAGTTTGCGGTGCTGGATCGGAATAACGACCGGGTGCTGGCGAAAGAGCTGGACCTCGCCCTGTCGGGGGCATCGCCGGTCAGCGAGGCTGCCCGTCTCGGCAATACACTGGTGACGGATTTTATTCTAGTCGGCCGGCTGGAGAGCCTTGGCTTCGCCACTCGCTCCCGTAAGATGCGCACCTCCGATCGTACTCTGGTGTCTGGTAGCGGCGCGATCCGTTACGCCTATCAGCTGATCGAGGTGGCCACCTCCCAGGTGTTCTTCTCCGATACGGTCAGCGTCTCAATCCGCCACCAAGACTTACCCCCGGCCAGCCGGGACAGCGCCGAGGCCATCAGTACCGCCCTCCTCAACCGCGCCGCCAGCGCGGT
This is a stretch of genomic DNA from Microbulbifer bruguierae. It encodes these proteins:
- a CDS encoding CsgG/HfaB family protein; this encodes MRILSLTGLLLCIALAPLHAGAAAEQVDITTTGEGPSYAAALNNALVDAIGQVNGKMMTSTKVSLTVSVSEVRNDDADYYASEGYQSQVREQTQGAIAGYRILDASETHGGWRVEVQTTVARFQASPSASRKRIVIARGEAAPDAFTILETRISGLEASQRMQQAVADALTGTRKFAVLDRNNDRVLAKELDLALSGASPVSEAARLGNTLVTDFILVGRLESLGFATRSRKMRTSDRTLVSGSGAIRYAYQLIEVATSQVFFSDTVSVSIRHQDLPPASRDSAEAISTALLNRAASAVVGKLTQQIYPIVLIARSGDQVILSEGGKSLAVGSRWRVYERGEKLFDPYTKEFSGYAERPFGTLQVTRIAPKQSYAVMLSGGDRLPDPIPARTYVLRGEIPVQKSTPKSNTPAVDDRDDDNW